A single Bacillus sp. OxB-1 DNA region contains:
- a CDS encoding YgaP family membrane protein has protein sequence MKQNIGTVNALIRITGGLTLLAWSTAKMSWEKPSGQQLIWSMVGAMKVAEGMTRYCPMTDMLGLDQK, from the coding sequence ATGAAACAGAACATCGGAACGGTCAATGCTTTGATCCGGATTACGGGCGGCCTGACGTTGCTCGCCTGGTCCACCGCTAAAATGTCTTGGGAAAAGCCATCCGGCCAGCAATTGATTTGGTCCATGGTCGGCGCGATGAAAGTCGCGGAAGGGATGACGCGCTATTGCCCGATGACGGACATGCTTGGATTGGACCAGAAGTGA
- a CDS encoding VLRF1 family aeRF1-type release factor, giving the protein MTLSKELQALQDFHCVDRCVLTVYLNTNPADPEQTNGAWKIQLKNGLKRIQEYLQASKDAKELKAYKQLRAKVEKEIENNQNDLHKGVVIFASSNPELWSVHYVQVPVKTNFYWETHPETEQLEYMLKAYPEAGIVLPSFGEIRILDTAMGFIHDEKTYEFDSGLQVWREQKGLNPSRNRGTGGSHVDDLDQRLKQNLERFFKEMGLVVEKMKKDRGWKEVHIAGEAEWANSFSKVLRDKPQSCLYKNLINVEPTKVLQQVFEQ; this is encoded by the coding sequence ATGACATTGAGCAAGGAACTTCAAGCCTTACAAGATTTCCATTGTGTCGATCGATGCGTGTTAACTGTGTATTTGAATACGAACCCGGCGGATCCCGAACAAACGAACGGGGCTTGGAAAATCCAATTGAAAAACGGGTTGAAACGGATTCAGGAGTATTTGCAGGCTTCCAAAGACGCCAAGGAATTGAAAGCGTACAAGCAACTGCGAGCGAAAGTGGAAAAAGAAATCGAAAACAATCAAAACGACTTGCATAAAGGAGTCGTTATTTTTGCGTCGTCAAACCCGGAGTTGTGGTCGGTCCATTACGTCCAGGTGCCGGTGAAAACGAATTTCTACTGGGAAACGCACCCTGAAACCGAACAATTGGAATACATGTTGAAAGCGTATCCGGAAGCGGGCATCGTCTTGCCGAGCTTCGGAGAAATCCGCATTTTGGACACAGCAATGGGATTCATCCATGATGAAAAGACATACGAATTCGACTCCGGTTTGCAAGTGTGGCGGGAGCAAAAAGGACTGAACCCTTCCAGGAACCGCGGAACCGGCGGCAGCCACGTCGATGATCTCGATCAGCGGCTGAAACAGAACTTGGAACGGTTTTTCAAGGAGATGGGACTTGTCGTCGAGAAGATGAAAAAGGACCGTGGCTGGAAGGAAGTCCATATCGCCGGCGAAGCGGAATGGGCGAATTCCTTTTCGAAAGTGTTGCGAGACAAACCGCAAAGCTGCCTTTATAAGAATTTGATCAATGTCGAGCCTACTAAAGTGCTTCAACAAGTGTTTGAACAATAG
- a CDS encoding metal-dependent hydrolase, translated as MKGTSHVLIGAIAGAGAGLYLDADSLTLAICASVGGAAGLVPDLDTNGLASNAVTISKKKVKTPLLLMGVGVVCYAVYQFFQGTGSLSLKQLGLGIGMLILSAVITQKRMLTLTGVGVILGGVALDRTWLVLFGLFVVLASFLPHRSYTHSLLGFGFFALILRMAEADLQLEGLYLAGMAGYASHLIADMKLLPMNRRGVKLFAPIWNKEF; from the coding sequence ATGAAAGGCACTTCACATGTACTGATCGGGGCAATAGCGGGGGCAGGCGCAGGGCTCTATCTCGATGCCGATTCGCTGACGCTCGCCATCTGTGCTTCCGTGGGCGGGGCGGCAGGGTTGGTGCCCGATTTGGATACGAACGGGTTGGCGAGCAATGCCGTGACGATATCGAAGAAAAAAGTGAAAACACCATTGTTGCTCATGGGCGTCGGCGTCGTTTGCTACGCGGTGTATCAATTCTTTCAAGGGACGGGATCGCTATCGCTTAAACAGCTCGGGCTTGGCATCGGGATGCTGATATTATCGGCTGTCATCACCCAAAAGCGGATGCTGACATTGACGGGCGTCGGTGTCATCCTCGGGGGAGTGGCGCTCGACCGGACATGGCTTGTATTATTCGGGCTGTTCGTCGTCCTCGCCTCCTTTCTTCCGCATCGCTCCTACACCCATTCCTTATTAGGCTTTGGCTTTTTCGCACTGATCTTGCGGATGGCGGAAGCGGATTTGCAGCTGGAAGGCTTGTATTTGGCCGGCATGGCAGGATATGCGAGTCATTTGATCGCCGATATGAAGCTCTTGCCGATGAATCGAAGAGGAGTTAAACTTTTTGCGCCGATTTGGAATAAAGAATTTTAA
- a CDS encoding cell wall hydrolase, whose protein sequence is MARANYRNADVDLMARMMRAEAEGEGKQGMLYVGNVIVNRLVANCLDFRDLRTIEDVIFQIQGGNYSFEAVQKGNMFYQRARETERRLARQTLDYWREHPAKYALWYFNPYGPCPPTWYGQPFSGQFKSHCFYEPAPDTCEGVYMR, encoded by the coding sequence ATGGCAAGAGCGAACTACCGGAATGCAGATGTGGATTTGATGGCAAGGATGATGCGGGCGGAAGCCGAGGGGGAAGGCAAGCAAGGGATGTTATATGTCGGCAATGTCATCGTGAACCGTCTCGTGGCGAATTGTTTGGACTTCCGTGATCTGCGGACGATTGAAGACGTCATTTTTCAAATCCAAGGGGGAAATTACTCGTTCGAAGCGGTGCAAAAAGGCAATATGTTCTATCAAAGAGCGAGGGAAACGGAGAGACGGCTCGCCAGGCAGACGTTGGATTATTGGAGGGAACACCCGGCGAAATATGCTCTTTGGTATTTCAACCCATACGGACCATGCCCGCCCACCTGGTACGGCCAACCGTTTAGCGGCCAATTCAAAAGCCATTGCTTTTATGAACCCGCCCCGGACACTTGTGAAGGGGTGTATATGAGGTAG
- the gltS gene encoding sodium/glutamate symporter yields the protein MTIELNQVTTIFLAIALLVLGRLLVKKVGVLQKFCIPAPVVGGLLFAILATILKSLGLLDFTLDTSLQSLFMLTFFTTVGLGASFKLVKLGGKLLIIYWLACGFLALAQNVIGVSMASLFDIHPLIGMMAGAVSMEGGHGAATAFGQTLEELGIESALSVGIAAATFGLVAGGLVGGPIVRFLISKYDLKPTETEEVDGFSVEKDEPEIGTNTFFTQILLITLCMALGTYLGDLFSTTTGFVLPGYVGAMFVAVIVRNVVDKMNPRAIHMKSIGLVGDITLGIFLSMALMSIKLWEVAGLALPLIIIVLVQVLFIVLFGIFVLFRLLGKNYDAAVMVAGFAGHGLGATPNAMANMAAVTERFGPSRKAYLVVPIVGAFLIDVFAMPIIITTINLFQ from the coding sequence ATGACAATCGAGCTGAATCAAGTCACGACCATCTTCCTCGCCATCGCCTTATTGGTGCTGGGCAGGTTGTTAGTAAAAAAAGTCGGGGTTTTGCAGAAATTCTGCATCCCGGCACCCGTCGTCGGCGGTTTGTTGTTCGCCATTCTAGCGACTATTTTAAAATCGCTCGGGCTGTTGGATTTCACATTGGATACATCGCTGCAAAGTTTGTTCATGTTGACCTTTTTCACGACGGTCGGGCTCGGTGCCAGTTTCAAACTGGTGAAACTGGGCGGGAAGCTGCTCATCATTTATTGGCTGGCTTGTGGATTTTTGGCCTTGGCTCAAAACGTCATCGGCGTCTCGATGGCTTCGCTCTTTGATATTCACCCGCTCATCGGAATGATGGCTGGAGCAGTATCGATGGAAGGCGGGCACGGGGCTGCAACCGCTTTCGGGCAAACCCTCGAAGAGCTTGGCATTGAGTCCGCCTTGTCCGTCGGGATTGCGGCCGCTACATTCGGGCTCGTCGCAGGGGGGCTCGTCGGCGGGCCGATCGTCCGTTTCCTCATTTCAAAATATGATTTGAAACCGACGGAAACCGAAGAAGTGGACGGCTTCTCGGTCGAGAAAGACGAACCGGAAATCGGGACGAACACGTTCTTCACGCAAATCTTGCTGATCACGCTTTGTATGGCACTCGGAACGTACTTGGGAGATTTATTCTCCACAACAACCGGATTTGTCCTGCCTGGCTATGTCGGGGCGATGTTCGTTGCGGTAATTGTTCGGAATGTCGTGGATAAAATGAATCCACGAGCCATCCATATGAAAAGCATCGGGCTCGTCGGCGATATTACATTAGGCATTTTCCTATCCATGGCGCTCATGAGCATCAAGCTATGGGAGGTTGCGGGACTCGCCCTTCCATTGATCATCATCGTCCTTGTCCAAGTGCTATTCATCGTCCTCTTCGGCATTTTCGTCCTATTCCGCCTACTCGGCAAGAATTACGACGCTGCCGTCATGGTGGCGGGATTCGCGGGACACGGGTTGGGCGCCACCCCGAACGCCATGGCGAATATGGCAGCGGTCACTGAACGGTTCGGACCTTCGAGAAAAGCCTATCTCGTTGTGCCGATCGTCGGCGCATTCCTGATCGACGTCTTCGCCATGCCGATCATCATCACGACTATCAATCTATTTCAATGA
- the hutG gene encoding formimidoylglutamase, giving the protein MLRKVDQTIWSGRTDHLINRASFRYHQIIEFGDLPQEDASTATCALIGFECEEGVHRNKGRLGAASAPDALRGELAKLPWRMDEEKRVIDLGNLQCQGNQLEEAQRDLGDVVAEVLSTGAVPIILGGGHETAYGHYLGVRKFIGNTATLGIINIDAHFDMRSYDEQPSSGTMFRQILEQDPKSDYFVLGIQRFGNTQELFDKADELGATYLYEEELTERSMKESVQAIEAFMAKHDYIMLTLCTDVLNAAFAPGVSAPSPFGLDPSIVRTIIRTVTSKENALSFDISEVNPAVDENGRTVKLGAYLANEAITTFLGGNKK; this is encoded by the coding sequence ATGTTACGCAAAGTGGATCAAACCATTTGGTCGGGTCGTACAGATCATCTTATAAATCGGGCGAGTTTCCGCTACCATCAGATCATCGAGTTCGGAGATCTTCCACAAGAAGACGCTTCCACTGCCACTTGTGCACTGATCGGATTTGAATGTGAAGAAGGGGTGCACCGCAACAAGGGACGGCTTGGCGCAGCTTCAGCCCCCGATGCGCTGCGGGGGGAACTTGCAAAATTGCCGTGGCGGATGGATGAGGAGAAACGGGTGATCGACCTCGGAAATCTCCAATGCCAAGGAAATCAATTGGAGGAAGCCCAACGTGACTTGGGGGATGTAGTAGCCGAGGTCCTCTCAACAGGCGCCGTTCCCATCATTCTCGGCGGGGGGCATGAAACGGCATATGGTCATTATTTAGGAGTCCGCAAGTTTATCGGCAACACGGCAACGCTTGGAATCATCAACATCGACGCCCATTTCGATATGCGTTCCTACGACGAGCAACCGTCATCCGGGACGATGTTCAGACAGATTTTGGAACAGGACCCGAAAAGCGATTATTTCGTACTGGGCATTCAACGGTTCGGCAATACACAGGAGCTGTTCGATAAAGCGGACGAACTAGGTGCCACGTATTTGTATGAAGAAGAGTTAACGGAGCGTTCCATGAAAGAGTCCGTGCAAGCGATTGAAGCATTCATGGCCAAGCATGATTATATTATGCTGACACTCTGCACGGACGTCTTGAATGCCGCTTTTGCACCCGGCGTCAGCGCCCCTTCCCCGTTCGGATTGGATCCTTCGATCGTCCGAACGATCATCCGCACCGTCACTTCCAAAGAAAATGCACTTTCATTTGATATTTCGGAAGTGAATCCAGCGGTGGATGAAAACGGTCGCACGGTGAAATTGGGCGCCTATTTGGCAAATGAAGCCATTACCACTTTTTTAGGGGGGAATAAAAAATGA
- a CDS encoding LysR family transcriptional regulator: MDLRQLTYFVTVVEQMSFSKAAQKLHISQPSLSNAIKNLEEEVGFRILERSTRNLDLTESGKILYKRALRILLEMKIVEKEMQEVRLTGNGELRIGMIESVKHWIPKVIRQYENEFPGMQLLLKEELSGEDVKRSLRQYETHAVITNQLIDEPDILTYPLYKEALVLVLHETHPLASKKSIRLQDLQQEPFIITSEGFQTRKDVLAAFASENLDVHIKYEVERFETALSLIHENLGVSIIPENYLADRDGTHLLHQVISSPPLSRPVYLTYMKNRYMAPAIRSFLDKIIRFFE, translated from the coding sequence TTGGACCTTAGGCAATTGACGTATTTCGTTACGGTTGTTGAGCAGATGAGCTTTTCGAAGGCGGCGCAAAAGCTTCATATATCCCAACCTTCCCTTAGCAATGCCATTAAAAATCTGGAAGAGGAGGTCGGCTTTCGAATTCTGGAACGGAGTACCCGGAACCTCGACTTGACGGAGTCCGGAAAGATCCTCTATAAACGGGCTTTGCGGATTTTATTGGAAATGAAGATCGTGGAAAAGGAAATGCAGGAAGTGAGGCTTACGGGAAATGGGGAGCTGCGCATCGGGATGATTGAATCGGTCAAGCATTGGATTCCGAAAGTGATCCGTCAGTATGAGAACGAATTTCCCGGTATGCAGTTATTGCTGAAGGAGGAGCTGAGCGGGGAGGACGTGAAGCGTTCCTTGCGTCAATATGAAACCCACGCCGTCATCACGAACCAGCTGATCGATGAACCGGATATCCTGACCTATCCGCTCTATAAGGAAGCGCTCGTTCTCGTCCTTCACGAAACCCATCCGTTGGCGTCAAAGAAATCAATCCGTCTGCAGGATTTGCAGCAGGAACCTTTCATCATCACCAGTGAAGGGTTCCAGACGAGGAAGGATGTGTTAGCGGCGTTTGCGTCAGAAAATCTCGATGTGCACATCAAATACGAAGTCGAGCGGTTTGAAACGGCGTTGAGCCTTATCCATGAAAATCTCGGGGTGTCAATCATTCCGGAAAATTACTTGGCAGATCGGGATGGAACTCATCTCCTCCATCAGGTGATCTCCTCGCCTCCATTGAGTCGCCCTGTGTATTTGACGTATATGAAAAATCGGTACATGGCTCCGGCCATCCGCTCGTTTCTCGATAAGATCATCCGATTTTTCGAGTGA
- a CDS encoding PrkA family serine protein kinase: protein MDILHRLRSYREEENSLKWEGTFAEYLEIVKARKEVAQTAHSRVYHMIKNAGTTEKEGHREHHFFSKEIFGLEEAVDRLVEEYFHPAAKRLDVRKRILLLMGPVSGGKSTIVTLLKRGLEQYSKTDEGAVYAIKGCPMHEDPLHLIPPELREEFYEEYGIRIEGSLSPLNTMRLEQEYGGRIEDVMIERILFSEDRRVGIGTFTPSDPKSQDIADLTGSIDFSTIAEYGSESDPRAYRFDGELNKANRGIMEFQEMLKLDEKFLWHLLSLTQEGNFKAGRFALISADELIVAHTNETEYRSFIANKKNEALHSRIIVIPIPYNLKVSQEERIYEKMIRESDMSHVHIAPHALRVAAIFSVLTRLKVSKKQGIDILKKMRLYDGESVEGFNRVDVEELKKEYQDEGMSGIDPRYVINRISSAIIRKEVPSINALDVLRSLKDGLDQHASISKEDRENYLNYIGIARREYDEMAKKEVQKAFVYSYEESAKTLMDNYLDNVEAFCNKNKIRDPLTGEEMNPDEKLMRSIEEQIGVSENAKKSFREEILIRISAYARKGQRFDYRSHDRLREAIQKKLFADLKDVVKITTSTATPDESQLKKINEVVARLIDEYGYNSTSANELLRYVGSLLNR from the coding sequence TTGGACATCTTACACAGATTGAGAAGTTATCGGGAAGAAGAAAACAGCTTAAAGTGGGAAGGGACGTTCGCGGAATATCTGGAGATTGTCAAAGCAAGGAAAGAAGTGGCCCAAACTGCTCACTCGCGTGTCTATCATATGATTAAAAATGCGGGCACCACGGAAAAAGAAGGGCATCGGGAGCATCATTTTTTCAGTAAGGAAATTTTCGGGCTGGAAGAGGCGGTCGACCGTCTCGTGGAAGAGTATTTCCATCCGGCGGCCAAGCGGTTGGATGTACGGAAACGGATATTGTTGCTCATGGGGCCGGTCAGCGGCGGGAAGTCGACGATTGTGACGTTATTGAAACGAGGGCTGGAACAGTATTCGAAGACGGACGAAGGGGCGGTCTATGCCATTAAAGGCTGCCCGATGCATGAAGATCCGCTGCATTTGATTCCTCCGGAGTTGCGGGAAGAGTTTTACGAGGAGTATGGCATCCGGATCGAAGGCAGCTTGTCGCCGCTCAATACGATGCGGTTGGAACAGGAGTATGGCGGGCGCATCGAGGATGTCATGATCGAGCGGATCCTCTTTTCGGAGGATCGGCGTGTCGGCATCGGGACTTTCACCCCGTCCGATCCAAAATCGCAGGACATCGCCGACTTGACGGGCAGCATCGACTTCTCGACCATCGCGGAATACGGTTCGGAGTCGGACCCGCGCGCCTACCGGTTCGACGGCGAGCTGAACAAAGCGAACCGCGGTATCATGGAGTTCCAGGAAATGTTGAAGCTCGATGAAAAGTTCCTCTGGCATTTGCTGTCGTTGACCCAGGAAGGGAACTTCAAAGCGGGCCGCTTCGCCCTGATCAGTGCGGATGAGCTTATCGTGGCCCATACGAATGAGACGGAGTACCGGTCCTTCATTGCGAATAAAAAGAACGAAGCGCTTCACTCGCGGATCATCGTCATTCCGATCCCGTACAACTTGAAAGTGAGCCAGGAAGAGCGTATCTATGAAAAGATGATCCGGGAGAGCGATATGTCTCATGTCCACATCGCCCCGCATGCGCTGCGGGTGGCGGCAATCTTCTCCGTGTTAACAAGATTGAAAGTGTCGAAGAAGCAAGGCATCGATATATTGAAGAAAATGCGGTTATATGATGGCGAAAGCGTGGAAGGGTTCAACCGCGTCGACGTCGAGGAATTGAAGAAAGAATACCAGGACGAAGGGATGTCCGGCATCGATCCGCGCTATGTCATCAACCGGATCTCGTCCGCCATCATCCGCAAGGAAGTGCCGTCCATCAATGCGCTCGACGTGCTCCGTTCATTGAAGGACGGATTGGACCAGCATGCATCCATTTCGAAGGAAGACCGGGAGAACTACTTGAACTATATCGGCATCGCCCGCCGGGAATACGACGAAATGGCGAAGAAGGAAGTCCAGAAGGCGTTCGTCTATTCGTATGAAGAATCCGCGAAGACGCTCATGGACAATTATCTTGATAACGTCGAAGCATTCTGCAATAAAAACAAGATCCGCGATCCGTTGACAGGGGAAGAGATGAACCCGGACGAAAAGCTTATGCGCTCGATCGAGGAACAGATCGGCGTCTCCGAAAACGCGAAAAAGTCGTTCCGGGAAGAAATCCTCATCCGGATCTCCGCCTATGCGAGGAAAGGGCAGCGGTTTGATTACCGATCACATGACCGCCTGCGCGAAGCGATCCAGAAAAAGCTGTTCGCCGACTTGAAAGACGTCGTCAAAATCACGACATCGACCGCCACGCCGGACGAATCGCAATTGAAGAAGATCAACGAAGTCGTCGCCCGGCTCATCGACGAATACGGCTACAACTCAACCTCTGCCAACGAACTGCTTCGTTACGTGGGAAGCTTGTTGAATCGATAA
- the yhbH gene encoding sporulation protein YhbH: MDEKHNDRFVVSQENWSLHRKGFQDQKRHMDKVKEAIQKNLPDLISEESIIMSDGSDIIKIPIRSLDEYKIRYNHDKSKHVGQGSGDSQVGDVVAKDGSKKAGEGPGEGKEAGDKPGQDYYEAEVSIAELEQLLFDEMALPDLEEREQADSTTEKIEFNDIRKKGLIGNIDKKRTILSAIKRNALLGSAVISPIHNDDLRFKTWDDVQKPESKAVVLAMMDTSGSMGNFEKSIARSFFYWMTKFLRSQYQSVEIEFIAHHIEASVVTEEQFFTKGQSGGTKCSSAYLKALQLIEEKYNPSRYNIYPFHFSDGENMSNDNKLCLELVDELMKMCNMFGYGEVNEHRRYSTMMSAFKTIEHPKFRHYILKEKQDVYHALKSFFKKTAEGGTD; this comes from the coding sequence ATGGATGAAAAGCACAATGACCGTTTTGTCGTCTCACAGGAAAACTGGTCCCTCCATCGGAAAGGCTTTCAAGATCAAAAACGGCATATGGACAAAGTGAAGGAAGCGATCCAGAAAAACTTGCCGGATTTGATCAGTGAAGAAAGCATCATCATGTCGGATGGCAGCGACATCATTAAAATTCCGATCCGCTCCTTGGATGAATATAAGATCCGCTACAACCATGACAAATCGAAGCATGTCGGGCAAGGGAGCGGTGACAGCCAAGTCGGCGATGTCGTTGCGAAGGATGGGTCGAAAAAAGCGGGGGAGGGTCCCGGCGAAGGGAAAGAAGCGGGGGATAAGCCGGGTCAGGATTATTACGAAGCCGAAGTGTCCATCGCCGAGCTGGAACAGCTTCTATTCGACGAAATGGCGTTGCCGGATCTCGAAGAGCGGGAACAGGCCGATAGCACGACGGAGAAGATCGAATTCAATGATATCCGGAAAAAAGGGCTGATCGGCAATATCGATAAGAAGCGGACCATTCTTTCCGCCATCAAGCGCAATGCGTTGCTCGGCAGCGCGGTCATCTCGCCGATCCATAACGATGATCTGCGATTCAAGACGTGGGATGATGTGCAAAAGCCCGAGTCGAAAGCGGTCGTCCTTGCAATGATGGATACGAGCGGTTCGATGGGCAACTTCGAAAAAAGCATCGCCCGGAGTTTCTTCTATTGGATGACGAAGTTTTTGCGGTCGCAATACCAGTCGGTGGAGATCGAATTCATCGCTCACCATATCGAAGCGAGCGTCGTGACGGAGGAACAATTCTTCACGAAGGGGCAAAGCGGCGGGACGAAATGTTCCTCTGCCTACCTCAAGGCGCTGCAATTGATCGAAGAAAAATACAATCCGTCACGCTATAATATTTACCCTTTCCATTTCTCGGACGGGGAGAATATGTCCAATGATAATAAGCTGTGCTTGGAGCTCGTCGATGAGCTGATGAAGATGTGCAATATGTTCGGCTATGGAGAAGTGAACGAACATCGCCGCTACTCAACGATGATGTCCGCGTTCAAGACGATTGAGCATCCGAAATTCCGACATTATATATTGAAGGAAAAACAGGATGTCTACCACGCGTTGAAAAGTTTCTTCAAAAAAACGGCGGAGGGGGGAACGGATTGA
- a CDS encoding SpoVR family protein, with amino-acid sequence MTDHLELSRAIDEITEIATGFGLDFYPMRYEICPAEIIYTFGAYGMPTRFTHWSFGKQFHKMKLQYDLGLSKIYELVINSDPCYAFLLDTNSLIQNKMIVAHVLAHCDFFKNNVRFSNTRRDMVESMAATAERIADYELIHGKEKVERFLDAVLAVQEHVDPTLMRRKPREEESEDASAPRKTPYDDLWNLNGSEKAKKPAASKRLKIPLEPEKDILLFILEHSRELDEWQRDILTMLREEMLYFWPQLETKIMNEGWATYWHQRILREMDLTPSETLEFAKLNASVIQPSPTSINPYYLGLKIFEDIEKRYDNPSEELQKFGVRPGSGRRMLYDVREVESDSSFIRNYLTKELIEQEDLYIFQKQGAEYKISTKDFEEIRDRLVSMRVNGGFPYIVVEDGDYLRNGELYLRHQYEATELDLPYLENVLPYLHQLWGRIVHLETIVNEKPIVYSYDGRKVYRRTKEA; translated from the coding sequence TTGACGGACCATTTGGAGCTGTCTCGCGCCATTGACGAAATCACGGAAATCGCGACGGGGTTCGGCCTCGATTTCTATCCGATGCGCTACGAGATCTGCCCGGCGGAAATCATTTACACATTCGGCGCTTACGGCATGCCGACCCGGTTCACCCATTGGAGCTTCGGAAAGCAATTCCATAAGATGAAGCTCCAATACGACCTCGGACTCAGCAAAATCTATGAACTCGTCATTAACTCCGATCCGTGCTACGCCTTTCTGCTTGATACGAATAGTTTGATTCAGAATAAGATGATCGTCGCCCACGTTCTCGCCCACTGCGATTTCTTCAAGAACAACGTCCGTTTCTCTAACACGAGGCGGGATATGGTCGAAAGCATGGCAGCGACGGCCGAGCGGATTGCGGATTATGAATTGATTCATGGGAAGGAAAAGGTGGAACGCTTCCTCGATGCGGTGCTCGCCGTCCAGGAGCATGTTGATCCGACGCTCATGAGGCGAAAGCCGCGGGAAGAAGAGTCGGAGGATGCGTCGGCTCCACGGAAAACGCCGTACGATGATTTGTGGAATTTGAATGGAAGCGAAAAGGCAAAGAAGCCGGCCGCGTCCAAACGGCTGAAAATTCCGTTGGAGCCGGAAAAAGACATTCTGCTTTTCATCTTGGAACATAGCCGGGAACTCGACGAGTGGCAGCGGGATATTCTGACGATGCTGCGGGAGGAAATGTTGTATTTCTGGCCGCAGCTCGAGACGAAGATCATGAATGAAGGCTGGGCGACCTATTGGCATCAGCGAATTCTGAGGGAGATGGATTTGACCCCGTCGGAGACATTGGAATTCGCGAAGTTGAATGCCAGCGTCATCCAGCCATCCCCGACGTCGATCAACCCGTACTACCTCGGGCTGAAAATTTTCGAGGACATTGAAAAACGGTATGATAACCCTTCGGAAGAATTGCAGAAATTCGGGGTCCGACCCGGTTCCGGCCGGCGCATGCTGTATGACGTCCGCGAAGTGGAATCGGACAGCTCGTTCATCCGCAATTACCTGACGAAGGAATTGATCGAGCAGGAGGATCTGTATATTTTCCAGAAGCAAGGCGCCGAATATAAAATCAGCACGAAGGATTTCGAGGAAATCCGCGACCGTCTCGTATCGATGCGCGTCAACGGCGGCTTCCCGTACATCGTCGTCGAGGATGGAGACTATTTGCGCAACGGTGAATTATACTTGAGGCACCAGTACGAAGCGACTGAACTCGACCTGCCTTATTTGGAAAACGTCCTCCCGTACCTCCATCAACTATGGGGCCGGATTGTCCATCTGGAAACGATCGTCAACGAAAAGCCGATCGTCTACTCTTACGATGGACGGAAAGTGTACCGTCGGACGAAGGAAGCGTGA
- a CDS encoding ABC transporter substrate-binding protein, translating to MKKWIGLFASVMLMLLLGACSETKEENQKVSIMLDWYPNAVHSFLYIAQDKGYFEAEGIELDIQFPANPSDPINLAAAGKVTLGITYQPDVLIAKTEQSIGIKSVGALVRSPLNHVAFLGKSGIASPKDLEGKTVGYTGIPLNEAMLETMMTTDGADFGKVDMVDVGFELNSSLISEKADAVIGAYINHEVPLLEHEGFSTGYIDPTDYGVPSFYELVVVTSDETWEKEQDNIRAFWRAAGKAFADMENDPEEALATLLKHQDEANFPLVEEVERESLSILLPKMKAPQTFGEQDAETWKVMADWMLETGLLTKDPDLDGIFEEM from the coding sequence TTGAAAAAATGGATCGGGTTGTTCGCTAGCGTCATGCTCATGCTATTGCTAGGTGCATGCAGCGAAACGAAAGAGGAAAATCAAAAGGTCAGCATCATGTTGGATTGGTATCCGAACGCGGTGCATAGCTTTCTCTACATCGCGCAAGACAAAGGGTATTTTGAAGCGGAAGGGATTGAGCTGGACATCCAATTCCCGGCCAATCCGTCTGACCCGATCAACTTGGCGGCTGCCGGCAAAGTGACGCTCGGCATCACGTACCAGCCGGATGTGCTCATTGCGAAGACGGAGCAGTCCATTGGCATCAAATCCGTCGGGGCGCTTGTCCGTTCCCCATTGAACCATGTCGCTTTTCTAGGGAAGAGTGGCATTGCCAGCCCGAAGGATTTGGAAGGCAAGACTGTCGGGTATACGGGAATTCCGTTGAATGAAGCGATGCTCGAGACGATGATGACGACGGATGGCGCCGATTTCGGCAAAGTGGATATGGTCGACGTCGGCTTTGAGCTCAATTCCTCTTTGATTTCCGAGAAGGCGGATGCCGTCATTGGCGCGTATATTAACCACGAAGTGCCGCTTCTGGAGCATGAGGGCTTTTCGACAGGGTATATCGATCCGACTGATTACGGCGTCCCGTCATTTTATGAACTCGTGGTCGTGACGAGCGATGAGACGTGGGAAAAGGAGCAGGACAACATCCGGGCGTTCTGGCGGGCCGCTGGCAAGGCATTTGCCGATATGGAAAACGATCCGGAAGAAGCTTTGGCGACTTTATTGAAACATCAAGATGAAGCGAACTTCCCGCTTGTGGAAGAAGTGGAACGGGAATCCCTGTCCATCCTCCTTCCGAAAATGAAAGCACCGCAGACATTCGGAGAACAGGATGCGGAAACATGGAAAGTGATGGCGGATTGGATGCTGGAGACGGGGCTGTTGACCAAGGACCCTGATCTGGATGGAATTTTTGAAGAAATGTAA